The DNA segment CCACGCGCGTGAACGCCGAGATCTTCCGCATGGAGGACCAGATCGGCACGGTCGAGCCAGGGAAGTACGCCGACCTGATCGCGGTCAAGGGCAACCCGCTCAAGGACCTTCGCGTCTTCCAGAACCAGGACAACCTCCACCTGATCATGAAGGGCGGAAGCGCGTACAAGCAGACGTTGTGACGGCCGCCGCGGCGCTGCTGCTGGCCATCCTGATCTGGGCGTCCAACTCCATCATGGTCAAAGTGGTGCTGCGGGAGATCGATCCCCTCACGCTCACCTGGCTGCGCTTCCTGCTGGCCGCGCTCTTCTACGTCCCGTACGCCGCGGCGACCTGGCGGCGGGCGCCCCGCTACGCCCCGCGCGAGTGGGCGCTCGTCCTGGTCGCGGGCGTCGCGCTCGTGCCCGCGTTCAGCCTGACCCTGTACTGGGCGCTCATCTATACGACGGTCGCGAACACGGCGCTCGTGCGGATGACCGAGCCCGCCTGGGTGCTGCTGCTGGGCGCGCTGCTGCTGGGCGAGCGCGCAACCCGCCGCCAGGTGGCGGGCCTCGCGCTGGCGCTCACGGGTACGGCGGCCCTCGTGGTGCTCGGGCGCCAGCCGAGCGGCGGCGGCGAGCACGACGCCCTCGGCATCGGCTTCATGGTCGCCAACTCG comes from the Candidatus Methylomirabilota bacterium genome and includes:
- a CDS encoding DMT family transporter, giving the protein MTAAAALLLAILIWASNSIMVKVVLREIDPLTLTWLRFLLAALFYVPYAAATWRRAPRYAPREWALVLVAGVALVPAFSLTLYWALIYTTVANTALVRMTEPAWVLLLGALLLGERATRRQVAGLALALTGTAALVVLGRQPSGGGEHDALGIGFMVANSLAWVVYILCFKDLLRRHRVTQVTIHAALAGTAALFFVTGPSHAMTVAREAAAMSPLAWALVIAMAVVVTIGSNQLFSYGLQRVTAGAAATYSYLTPVLAALFAWLFLGEPVTAAVLVCGLVIAAGVYLVNRA